The genomic interval GGCAGCATGAAGACGGGGTATGCCCGCACCGGCAGCGGGCGGCGGCAGAACTACACCTTCGCCCCGGCCAGCCGGATGCGCTCGACCTTTATCGACAACGGGCAGGAGACGCCCGAAAGCCTGATCGGGCAGGTTTCGCACGGCATCTACGCCCGGCGGATGGGCGGCGGCAGCGTGACGCCCGGCACCGGGGACTACAACTTTGCGGTGAACGAGGCGTACATGATCCGGGACGGCGAGATCGCCGAGCCGCTCAAGGGCGCGTCGCTCGTCGGGAACGGGGCACAGGACCTCCGCCACATCGTGGGCGTGGCGGGCGACCTCGCGCTGGGCCAGGGTATGTGCGGCAGCATCTCGGGGTCCCTGCCGACCGACGTGGGACAGCCGCACATCCTGATTTCGGAAATCACCGTGGGAGGCCGCGTATGACCGCAACGAGTGAACAGCAACTCTCCCTCCCCGACGCCCGCGCCTACCTGCTGGAGCGTGCCCGTGAGCGCGGCGTGACGCTGGAGGTCTACGGACAGCGCACGAACGCGACGAGCATCCGCGCCTTTGACGGCGACGTGAGCGAGTTCAAGCTCTCGGCGCGGCAGGGAGTGGCGTTGCGGGCGGTGGTGCGCGGGGCGTGGGGCCACTCGTTTAGCGAGAACCTGTCGCGGCCCGCGCTGGACCGGGCGCTCGACATGGCGGTTCAGAACGCCGAACTCGTCGCCCCGGAGCCGGGCGCGGGCCTCCAGAACTGGCCGCCGCCCCCCGCGCTGGACCTGTACGGCGAGGGCCTCAGCGGGGTCACGGTGGAGCAGAAAGTGGGCGTGGCGCTGGACCTGGAACGCGCCGCGCGGGAAGCCGACCCCCGCGTCACCAGCGTGCCCTACGGCGGCTATCAGGACGGCGACGTGTACGGCACCGTCGCCAACACCGAGGGGCTGGAGCGCGAGGACCGCCAGCTCTACGCGATGAACATGATCGCGCCGCTGGTGAGCGAGAACGGCCAGAACAAGATGGGCCGCGACTGGCAGTTCACCCGCGAGTTCACCGAACTGGACCCCACCCGCACGGCGATCTCGGCGGTGGAGGACGCGATGGCCCTGCTGGGCGCCAAACCCGCGCCCAGCGGCACCTTCCCGGCCCTGATCTCCGGGGACTGCCTCGCGCAGTTGCTGATGCTGTACTCCGGCATGTTCAGCGGCAAGATGGTGGAGGAAGGCAAGAGCCCGCTCGCCGGGCGGCTGGGCGAGCAGATCGCCTCGCCCCTCGTCACGCTGGTGGACGACGCCACCCTGCCGCGCGGCCTGAGCTCGCGGGCCTTTGACGCCGAGGGCTGCCCGAGTGCGCCCCTCACGCTGATTGAGGCGGGGCGGCTGACCGCTTTCCTGCACAACGCGCAGACCGCCGCCCGCGCGGGGACGCAGAGCACCGGGCACGCGGCGCGGCAGGGCCTTCAGGGCACGGTGGGCGTCGCGCCCAGCAACCTCGTGCTTCAGCCGGGCGGGACGGACGCGGCGGCCCTCGCCTCCGGCCTGACCGGGCTGCGGCTGACCGGCGTGTCGGGCGGGCACGCGGGCGCCAATCCCATCACCGGGGACTTCTCCCTCCAGGCCGAGGGCTTCTGGCTGGAGGGGGGCGAGGTCGCGCACCCGCTGGAGGTGTTCACGGTGGCGGGGAACATCCTTGACCTGCTCGCGGGCATAGAGGCCGTCGGGAACGAACTGGAAGACACTATGTACGGGGTAAGCGCTCCGGCCGTGCGTGTCTCGGGGCTGGCGGTGGGCGGCAGTTGAGCGGCTGGCGGGATTGGGCGGGCAGCCCACAGGATCTCGCCGCGCTCGCCCGGCTGACCTCTGCGCAGTATCCCGACGCACCGATCACCGCCGAAGGCATTGCCCGTCATCTGAAACAGACCGATTCACAGCGGCCATTTC from Deinococcus terrestris carries:
- a CDS encoding TldD/PmbA family protein, coding for MTATSEQQLSLPDARAYLLERARERGVTLEVYGQRTNATSIRAFDGDVSEFKLSARQGVALRAVVRGAWGHSFSENLSRPALDRALDMAVQNAELVAPEPGAGLQNWPPPPALDLYGEGLSGVTVEQKVGVALDLERAAREADPRVTSVPYGGYQDGDVYGTVANTEGLEREDRQLYAMNMIAPLVSENGQNKMGRDWQFTREFTELDPTRTAISAVEDAMALLGAKPAPSGTFPALISGDCLAQLLMLYSGMFSGKMVEEGKSPLAGRLGEQIASPLVTLVDDATLPRGLSSRAFDAEGCPSAPLTLIEAGRLTAFLHNAQTAARAGTQSTGHAARQGLQGTVGVAPSNLVLQPGGTDAAALASGLTGLRLTGVSGGHAGANPITGDFSLQAEGFWLEGGEVAHPLEVFTVAGNILDLLAGIEAVGNELEDTMYGVSAPAVRVSGLAVGGS